From Cucumis melo cultivar AY chromosome 1, USDA_Cmelo_AY_1.0, whole genome shotgun sequence, a single genomic window includes:
- the LOC103492593 gene encoding uncharacterized protein LOC103492593 codes for MDESEAYPKDHFNGRSRREEIQRTSSSSSSTTSVHVTALDGLVNVNSLFTIAVFVGLSLTTPGQHSLENSSVCDAGIDVARKLLVFEVVSFSFFLFSSLVAQGLKLAINLLNSKDVDEAFRAHINLKVLRLGMLASAIGSVMGCLFLMLSMVDVIQIRLGMLSCGSKSAVHAVAALLVLVSSALLVYISTAIYAFLH; via the exons ATGGACGA ATCCGAAGCATACCCAAAAGACCATTTCAATGGCCGGAGCAGAAGAGAAGAAATCCAGCGCACATCCTCTTCCTCATCGTCGACCACCAGCGTCCACGTTACAGCGTTGGACGGTCTCGTCAACGTCAATTCCCTTTTCACAATCGCTGTTTTTGTAGGACTTTCGCTGACCACACCAGGGCAGCATAGTCTTGAGAATTCCTCTGTTTGTGATGCCGGCATTGACGTTGCACGGAAGCTTCTGGTGTTTGAGGTTGTTTCGTTTAGCTTTTTTCTGTTCTCGTCTCTTGTAGCGCAGGGTTTGAAGCTTGCGATTAATCTTTTAAATAGTAAAGATGTGGATGAGGCGTTTAGGGCTCATATCAACTTGAAGGTTTTGAGATTGGGGATGTTGGCTTCTGCTATTGGATCTGTTATGGGATGCTTGTTTCTGATGCTGTCAATGGTGGATGTTATTCAAATTCGGCTTGGGATGTTGTCTTGTGGAAGTAAGTCTGCTGTTCATGCTGTGGCTGCTCTTCTTGTTCTTGTTTCCTCTGCTCTTTTGGTCTATATTTCTACTGCTATATATGCTTTTCTGCATTGA
- the LOC103492592 gene encoding probable carboxylesterase 18 produces MDFPSPPPPPPPPPPPSSPSLPWKTRLLVSLSSVCGDLATRPNGTVNRRLFRLFDFKSPPNPVKPIHGVLSFDVIVDSSRNLSVRVFTPSSDAASLPILIFFHGGGFALLSNSSFSYVAVCRRFARRLPAIVLSVDYRLSPEHRFPSQYDDGFDVLRFLDHESNTIGLLPPNADLSNCFLAGDSAGANLAHHVAVRFCRQRSQFERARVVGLVSIQPFFGGEERTEAEIQLDPGYIVSIARTDWLWRAFLPEGADRDHGAANVSGENAEEISELEEFPATVVFVGGFDPLKDWQRRYYDWLKKNGKKVDLIEYPNMIHAFYLFPEIGESSVLMNQVREFVSKCMEK; encoded by the coding sequence ATGGATTTCCCTTCCCCTCCGCCCCcgcctcctcctcctcctcctccctcCTCCCCCTCTCTGCCCTGGAAAACCCGCCTCCTCGTCTCCCTCTCCTCCGTCTGCGGCGACCTCGCCACTCGCCCCAACGGCACCGTCAACCGCCGTCTCTTCCGTCTCTTCGATTTCAAATCCCCTCCCAATCCCGTCAAACCCATTCATGGCGTCCTCTCCTTCGACGTCATTGTCGATTCCTCCCGCAATCTCTCTGTTCGTGTCTTCACCCCTTCCTCCGACGCCGCTTCCCTCCCCATCCTCATCTTCTTCCACGGCGGCGGTTTTGCTTTACTCAGCAACTCCTCTTTCTCTTACGTCGCTGTTTGTCGCCGTTTCGCTCGCCGTCTCCCAGCCATTGTCCTCTCCGTCGATTACCGTCTCTCTCCCGAACACCGTTTCCCTTCTCAGTACGACGATGGATTCGACGTTCTCCGTTTCCTCGACCATGAAAGCAACACCATCGGTCTCCTCCCTCCCAATGCCGATCTATCCAACTGTTTCCTTGCCGGAGACAGCGCCGGTGCGAATCTCGCGCATCACGTTGCGGTTCGATTCTGTAGGCAGAGATCGCAGTTTGAGAGAGCGAGAGTCGTGGGATTAGTGTCGATTCAACCGTTTTTCGGAGGTGAGGAGAGGACGGAAGCGGAGATTCAATTAGATCCGGGGTATATTGTTTCGATTGCGAGGACGGATTGGTTATGGAGGGCGTTTTTGCCGGAAGGAGCGGATCGGGACCATGGAGCGGCGAATGTGAGTGGAGAAAATGCGGAGGAGATTTCGGAGTTGGAGGAATTTCCGGCGACGGTAGTGTTCGTGGGAGGATTTGATCCGTTGAAGGATTGGCAGAGAAGGTATTACGATTGGTTGAAGAAAAATGGGAAGAAAGTGGATTTGATTGAATATCCAAATATGATTCATgctttttatttgtttcctgaAATTGGTGAGAGTTCTGTGTTGATGAATCAAGTTAGAGAGTTTGTTTCTAAATGTATGGAGAAATGA